The Nocardia sp. NBC_01503 sequence ATACCGGGTGGCGAGCTGTGGGCCGTTGAATCCCGCGGGCCACCAGGGCTGGCCACGCAGGGTGAAGCCATTCGCGGTGGCGGCGACCACGGCCGGGGCGGACGGCGGGCCGGGTGCGGGCGGAGCACCCGGGGCCGACTGGGGCGCCGGGGCGCTCCCCACCGAATGCGGACCGCTGTGCCCGCACGCGGCAAGCAGGCTGATGGCCGCGAGCGCGGCCACGAGTCGAACGCGCCGCAAGGCCACCACGGATATCCTTTCGGTCCCGAATTCGGTGGATCCCGGCCCAAAAGCACGCCGGGACGACGGGGACCCTCCTCGCCGGGATGACGGGGGACTCTCCTCGCCGGGATGACGGGGGACTCTCCTCGCCGAGACGACGAGGGAACCTCCCGCCGAGACGAAGGGCCATCCCGCCGTGCTGCGAAGGAGCGTCTGTTCGTACCCTACCGCCGGGACCGGGAAAACCCGGGGAGGCTCAACTCGCCAGGCAGCCCGGGCCGAGTAGTGCCTTGAGATCGCCCATGAGCGCCGAAGACGGTGAAACCCGCAGGTTGTCGGCCACTTTCAGGGTGGTGGTGCGTTCGCGGGAGCCGACATGCTTGATGATGACGTCCGCGGTGCCGGGGTGACTGTTCAGCACCCGCTTGAGCGCGCCGATCTTATCCGGGGTGCAGAGCCGGGTCGGAATGATCACCGACAGCGGCTTCTCCACACCGATATGCGAAAGGTCCGGCACCACAAGGTCATTGGCGATCAGCGAGATGCGATCGTCACGCGCGGAGACGCGGGCCTTGACCAGCACGATGGCGTCCTCGGTGACATCCATCCCGTAGACCGAGTAGGACTGCGGGAAGAACAGCACCTCGATACCACCGCTGAGATCTTCCAGCTGCGCGGAGGCCCAGGCCAGGCCGTTCTTATTGACGCGGCGGGTGACGCTGGCGAAGATACCGCCGATGGTCACCTGCTGGCCGTCCTTGACATCACCTTCGAGAATCGTCGGAATCGCCGTATCCGATTGCGCCGCAAGCACATGCTCGACGCCATTGAGCGGATGTCCGGAGACGTACAGGCCCAGCATTTCGCGTTCGAGGGCGAGTTTATGCTTGGACTCCCACTCCTCGTCGGGCACCTTCACATTGAAGACGCTCGCCATGGAATCGTCGTCGTCCAGCCCGCCGAAGAGATCGAACTGGCCGATGGCCTCGGCCTTCTTGGTCGACATGACCGCGTCGATGGCATCGGAGTGCACCAGCAGCAGACCCTTGCGCGGATGTCCGAGCGAGTCGAAAGCGCCTGCCTTGATGAGGGATTCGGTGACCTTCTTGGAGCAGGCCGTCGCATCCACCTTGTTCAGGTAGTCGGAGAAGTCGGTGAACTTCGACTTCTCCTTACGGGCGGCGATGATCGAGGAGACCACATTCGCGCCGACATTGCGGACCGCGCCCATACCGAAGCGGATATCGCCACCGACGGAGGCGAATTCGATTTCGGACTCGTTCACATCCGGCGGCAGCACCTGGATGCCGAGGCGACGGCAGTCGGCCAGGTAGATGGCGGCCTTGTCCTTGTCGTCGCCGACGGAGGTGAGCAGACCGGCCATGTACTCGGCCGGGTAATTGGCCTTGAGGTAGGCGGTCCAGAAGGAGACCAGACCGTAGCCCGCGGCATGCGATTTGTTGAACGCGTAACCGGCGAACGGAAGAATGGTGTCCCACAGCGCTTTGATGGCGGGCTTGGAGAAGCCGTTGTCCATCATGCCCTTTTCGAAGCCCTCGAATTCGGCTTCCAGGACCGAGGCCTTCTTCTTACCCATGGCGCGGCGCAGAATATCCGCTCGGCCGAGCGAGTACCCGGCGACCTTCTGCGCGATCTGCATGATCTGCTCCTGATACACGATCAGGCCGTAGGTATCACGCAGGATGTCCTTCAGGGGCTCTTCGAGCTCCGGATGGATGGGTTTGACCTCTTGGCGCGCGTTCTTGCGGTCGGCGTAGTCATTGTGCGCGTTCATGCCCATGGGGCCGGGGCGATACAGCGCGAGCACGGCGACGATATCCTCGAAGCCGGTGGGGATCATCCGGCGCAGCAGATCGCGCATGGCGCCGCCGTCGAGCTGGAAGACGCCGAGAGTGTCTCCGCGCGCGAGCAATTCGTAGGTGGCGGGATCTTCCAGCGGCAGGGTGTCCAGGTCCAGGTCGATACCGCGGTTGTTCTTGATATTGACCAGCGCGTCACCGATGACGGTCAGGTTGCGCAGGCCCAGGAAGTCCATCTTCAACAGGCCGATGGCCTCACACGACGGGTAGTCCCAGCCGGTGATGATCGCGCCGTCCTGCGCGCGCTTCCAGACCGGGATGGCGTCGGTGAGCGGTTCGGACGACATGATGACCGCGCAGGCGTGCACGCCGGCATTGCGGATCAGGCCCTCGAGGCCGCGGGCGGTCTCGTAGATCTTGTTGACGTCCGGATTGGTATTGATGAGCTCGCGGACCTCGGCGGCCTCTTTGTACCGCTCGTGTTCGGGATCCATGATGCCCGAGAGCGGAATATCCTTGGCCATGATCGGCGGCGGCAGCGCCTTGGAGATCTGATCGGCGATGGCGAAGCCGGGCTGGCCGAACTGGACGCGGGCCGAATCCTTCAGCGCCGCTTTGGTTTTAATCGTACCGAAGGTGATCACCTGGGCGACGCGGTCGCTGCCCCACTTATCGGTGGCATAGCGGACCATCTCACCGCGGCGGCGATCGTCGAAGTCGATATCGATATCGGGCATGGAGACGCGCTCGGGGTTGAGGAACCGCTCGAACAGCAGACCATGCGGGATCGGGTCGATATTGGTGATGCCCATCGCGTACGCGACCAGCGAACCGGCGGCCGAACCACGACCCGGGCCGACATTGATGCCGACCGAGCGGGCGTAGGTGATGAGGTCGGCGACGATGAGGAAGTAGGCCGGGAAGCCCATTTCGATGATGACGTCGAGTTCGAAGTCGGCACGCGGCAGGTAGTCGCCCGGAATGCCCTTGGGGAAGCGGCGATTCAGCCCCTCCATCACCTCGTGACGCAGCCAGCTGCCCTGGGTCTCGCCCTCGGGGACCGGGAAGACGGGCATGCGGTCGCGGTGTTCCCACACATCGTCATACGGCTGCACGCGCTCACCGATGAGCACCGTATTGTCGCAGGCCCCGGGGACCTCCGCGTCCCAGATGGCGCGCATCTCCTCGGCGGACTTGAGGTAGTAGCCGGAGCCGTCGAACTTGAAGCGGGTGGGGTCCGAGAGCGTCTTACCGGTCTGAATGCACAGCAGCGCTTCGTGATTGCCCGAATCGGACTCGTGCACGTAGTGGCAGTCATTGGTGGCCAGCGGCGGAATGCCCAGCTGTTTGCCGACCATGAGCAGACCCTCGCGAACACGGCGCTCGATGGACAGGCCGTGATCCATGATCTCCAGGAAGAAGTTCTCCGGGCCGAAGATCTCCTGCCATTTGGCGGCGGCCTCGAGGGCTTCGCGCTCCTGACCCAGGCGCAGGCGGGTCTGCACCTCGCCCGAGGGGCAGCCGGTGGTGGCGATGATTCCGGCCGCGTGCTCGGCGATGATGTCGGCGTCCATACGCGCCCACTTGCCGAGCTGACCCTCGATGGAGGCGAGGCTGGAGAGCTTGAACAGGTTCCGCAGCCCCTGCGCGTTCTCCGCGACCATGGTCATATGCGTGTACGCACCCGAACCGGAGACGTCATCGCTCTTCTGCGAGGGATCGCCCCACTGCACGCGCTTGGTGTTGAAGCGGGATTCGGGCGCGATATACGCCTCGATGCCGATGATCGGCTTGATCTCGAGCTTCTTGGCGGAGTTGTAGAACTCCGAGGCGCCGTACATGTTTCCGTGGTCGGACATGCCGACGGCGGTCATGCCCAGCCGTTTGGCCTCTTTGAACAGAGGCGTGATCTTCGCCGCGCCATCGAGCATCGAGTACTCGGTGTGGTTGTGGAGATGGACGAATGATCCCGACGAGGCTGACACGCAGACATACTAAGCGCCCCCACCGACGAGTTCCGAAGGCACGCGGAAGCGACTTGCGACTTCGGCGTTTCGCGGTCTGCGTGTCGTGGTGAAGGTCACTCGCGGAGCTGCGAAACCGGTGCGGAATCGGACACTTCGAGGGGTTCGCCCGCCTGCGCGCGCGACAGCGCGACGGTCGCGACACACATGACGACCACCGCGACGAGAACGAATCCGGTGCCGATCGGACCGCTGCGGAGTCGCTCGTCCAGCACCGTGATTCCGACGAACGCGGCGACGAGTGGTTCGGCGATCGTGAAGGCCGGAAGGCAGGCCGCGAGCGATCCGGCTTGATAGCCACGCTGTTGCAGATAGACACCGCCGACGCCCGTGACCACCAGTACGTAGATCTCCCAACTGGTGAGCGCCGTCGTGATCCCCTGGCCGAACAGCCGAGTCACATTCGCGGTCAACGCCGCCGACACACCGACGAGCGTGCCGCCCGCCCCACCGAGTAGAAGTGCCCGCAGCGCAGGCGTTTTCACGACCCGCGCACCGATGACGCCCGCCGCCACCACCCCGAACACCAGGCCGAGCGGCAGCACCCACCGATGCCACGGCGCGGTGTCGAGCCCCTCGGTGGGGTCACCGACAATCAGGAAGATCGCCAGCGCGACCGACAGTGCCAGCGCGTTCACCCACATCCCGGGCGTGGTCTTGCGCCCGCCGTACCGGGCCGCCATCGGCAGCGCGAACACCAGCGCACTGACCAGGATCGGCTGCACGATCAGCACCGAACCCAGCGCCAGCGCGGCCACCTGAAACGCGAATCCCCCACCGTCCCCGATCATCCCGGCCCACCAGGTCGGATTCTTGATCAGCGCCCGCATCAGCCCTTCGCCCTCGGGCACCTCGGACGCGGCCCGCTGCTGCGCCACCGCCGACACCGCGAACAGCAGAGCCGCGATAAACGCACAAATCACCGCACCGAGAGGAAGCTGCACTGCCCCAGTCTGCCGTCCGGCCCCGCTCCCCGAACGGCAGGGCCGGACGCGCAGAGATCAGGCGGCGCGGGAGGCGGGGAGTTGGGTGGTGCGACGCGCCGAGCGCGCGCCCCGCACCACCAGCGGCAGCACCCATGCCGACGCGAGTTGGTCCGTGGTGAGGGAGGACAGGGAGAGGCGGTTGTGCACGAAACCCACCGAGAGGCCGCGGTTGGGGTCGGCCCAGCCGAAGGAGCCGCCCAGGCCGATATGGCCGAAACCCGCTCTGGCGCCGGGCATCGGGAGGGAGTGGTAGCCCATACGCCACATCATGGGGAAGTACATGAGAGCGTGGTCGAGGCTGTAGGTCTCGATGTGGCGCATGGTCTTCATGGTGGCGGGGCTCAGGAAGCGGCGGCCCTGGGACATACCGCCGTTGGCGAGTGCGCCGTAGAGGGTGGCGAGACCGGTGGCGGTGCAGACGCCGTTTCCGGCGGGGAGTTCGGTGTCGAGGATGGGTGGGATATCGCCCTCGAGGAAATCCTCCAGGCCGGGGAGGAACAGGGCGCGGGCGGCCGCGCCCAATGCGCCCGGAAGCGAATAGGCGCGGCCCAGCACCAGGGAGACGTAGGTGGTGCCGACGAAGCCCAGGCGACCGCCGTGCATGGTCGCGGCCGTGGTCGCGGAGGTGGCGGGCGGACGGCCGAGGTGGATGCCGTCGGTGCCGAGGGGTTCGGCGATCTCGGTGCGGAAGAGTTCGGCCATACCGCGCCCGGTGACCGCGCGCGCCAGACCGGCCAGCAGCCAACCGTAGGTCAGGGCGTGGTAGGTCGGAGTGCCCAGCAGGTGATCGGGTTTCGCGGCGGCCAGGCGCTGCTCCATCAGCTGGTGGTCGAGAATGTCGTCCAGGCCCGCGGCGATATCGGGGAGGCCGGACAGCCCCGCACGATGGGAGAGCAGGTGGCGCACGGTGATTCGCTCTTTGCCGTTGGCGGCGAACTCCGGCCAGTAGGCGGCGACGGGTGTGTCGTAGTCGATGAGGCCGCGGTCCGCCAGGCGGTGAATGACCGTTGCGGCAATACCTTTGGTGGCGGAGAAGACGATCGCGCCGGTATCGGCGGTCCAGGGGGTGGCGGGGGCGGATTCACCGGCCCAGATCTCCACCAGCGGGGTGCCGTGCAGGTGCACGGTGAGCGCACCGCCGGCACCGGGCTGCCCGCCCATCAGGCGTGCGAAAGTCCTTATCAGGGGGCCGAATTCGGGGGTCGCGTAACCGCCCACGCCGGTGGGTAGATCCGCGAGATCGGGGGCGGTGGCGACAGTGCTCATCGACTCACGGTACGAGCCGCGCCCGGGCGACGGCAATGGAATGAACCGGACAGTTACCGGGCATGGCCCAGAGGTTACCTCGGGTGTCGAATCGGTAATGCACATGTGACCCGCGCGTAGGCTCGGGATCATGCGTGCACTGCGGTCGCTCTCACTGGGCCTGTTCGTCGTGCTGGCCATGGTGGCGGCGGGCTGCTCGGACTCGAAGACCGAGACCTCACCGGTGGTCGGCGACTGGAACGGGAAGATCGAGATTCCGGATCATCCGCTCGAGGTCGGGGTCACCTTCGGCTCCGACGGCAAAGCCACCGTTGATATTCCGACCCAGGCGGTCGTGGGCAAACCCCTCACCGATGTCCGGACCGGCAACGATGACGTCGGCTTCACCGCCCCGGATTTCCCGGGCACACCCACGTTCAAGGGCAAATACGACAAAGCCTCGGACAGCATCGCGGGCGACTTCACCCAGTCCGGCCAGACGGTGCCGCTGCATCTGACGCGCGGACGCCTCGCCTCGATGGCCCGGCCGCAGCAGCCCCAACCGCCGTGGCCGTACCGGTCCGAGGATGTCAGCTATCGCAGCGGAGACATCACCATCGCCGGGACGCTGACCGAGCCGAAGACCGGCGGACCGCATCCGGCGGTCGTACTCGTCACCGGCAGCGGTGCGCAGAATCGCGATGAGGAACTGCTGGGGCATAAGCCGTTCCTGCTGCTCGCCGATACCTTCACCCGCGCCGGATACGCCGTGCTGCGCACCGATGACCGGGGTGTCGGCGGTACCGGCGGTGATCTGTCGCAGTCCGATTACCAACAGCTCGCCGACGATATCGGCGCCGGAATCACCTTCCTGCACGGGCGTTCGGAGATCGACGGCAAACGCATCGGTTTGCTGGGCCACAGTGAAGGCGGCTACCTCGCACCGCTGTACGCGGCGCGACCGGACAGCGGTGTGGCCTTCGTGATCATGCAGGCCGGACCGGCGGTCACGGGCGCGGATGTCCTGCTGGAACAGAATCGGATCATTCTGACCGCACAGGGCGCGACCCCCGAGCAGATCTCCGAACAGCTCGCCTACGTCTCCGGACTGGTCGATATCGTGCACACCGGTGATCTGGCGGCGGCCAAGAAGTACGCGCAGCAGCACAATGACAGCCTGCCGCCCGAACGCAAACAGCCCGAGGCCGCCATCGACCAACTGGTATCGCCGTATATGGCCGCGCTGATCAATTACGATCCGGCCCCGGCACTTTCGGCGCTGCGGGTACCGGTGCTCGCGGTGTACGGGACCAAGGATGTGCAGGTTCCGGCGACCCAGAGCGAGGGGCCCGCGCGCGCACTGCTCGCGGCGGATCCGGATGCCACGGTGCATGTCTTCGACGGGCTCAATCACCTCATGCAGCCCGCGCAATCCGGGCTGCTCACCGAATACGCCACCATCGGGACGACCGTCGACCCGCAGGTACTGGATATGTACACGAACTGGCTCACCCAGCGCTTCCCACCGAAACGCTAGGGCATTTCACCGAGAGAGTGACCGATATGGGTATCTACGAGAACCACGTCCTCCCCCGCATTGTCGATCTGTCCTGCGGGTCGGCCATGCTCGATCCGGTGCGCGAGCAGACCTGCGAGGGTCTGCACGGGCGGGTGGTGGAGATCGGCTTCGGATCGGGGCGCAATGTGCCGTTCTATCCGGGCGCGGTGGATTCGGTGACCGCCGTCGAACCGGTGGATCTAGGCTGGCGAATGGCGGGCAAACGACTGGCCGCCGCCACGGTACCGGTCGAGCGGTCCGGACTGGATGGACAGTCACTGCCGTTCGCGGACAACAGCTTCGATTCGGCGCTGTCGACCTGGACGCTGTGCACCATTCCCGATGCGGCGGCCGCACTGGCGGAGTTGCGGCGAGTGCTGGTGCCCGGCGGCACTTTTCACTTCGTCGAACACGGACTCGCTCCGCATGCCGAGGTCCAGAAATGGCAGCATCGATTGAATCCGGTACAGCAGCGGCTCTTCGGTGGCTGCAATTTGAATCGCGAAATTCGCGTCATGATCGAGAATTCGGGCTTCGAGATTCGCGAAGTGGATCACTTCTACGAGGGTATGGCCCCGAAGTTCATGGGCGCGCTGGCACGGGGCGTGGCGATCTCGGTGTGAGAGCGCCGACGCCCCGCTCCGGGTACTACCGCTCCGGCCAGCCACCGTACGGAACGGTGATCAACTCCAGGTAATGGCCGTTGGGATCGGTGAAGTAGATACCCCGGCCACCGTCATTGTGGTTGATCTCGTTCACGGCCTGCATACGCGGATCCGCCCAGTAGGTGAGCCCGCGCTCCTGAATCTTGCGGTAGGCCGAATCGAATTCGTCCTCCGAGACCAGGAAGGCGTAATGCGTGGGGTGAATGCCGCCAGGAATATCCGGCGGGCTCTTGGCGAAGTCGAAGGTGACGCCGTTATGCACCGGCAGTGCGATGAACGGGCCCCACTCCGCCCCCACCTCCAAACCAAGGATGTCCGCCCAGAATTCGGCGGTCTCCCGATTGTCCTTGCTCGCGACAATGGTGTGGTTGAACTGAATAGTTATGGGAATTCTCCTGTGTCCGTGGCGATCCCGACCCTGGACCGGTGCAAGTCGGCCGACAGGAGCACCGCCACGCCTTCGAAGTTAGCCAATGAACGGACGATCCGCCAACCATCCTGTGGCAG is a genomic window containing:
- the dnaE gene encoding DNA polymerase III subunit alpha, which produces MSASSGSFVHLHNHTEYSMLDGAAKITPLFKEAKRLGMTAVGMSDHGNMYGASEFYNSAKKLEIKPIIGIEAYIAPESRFNTKRVQWGDPSQKSDDVSGSGAYTHMTMVAENAQGLRNLFKLSSLASIEGQLGKWARMDADIIAEHAAGIIATTGCPSGEVQTRLRLGQEREALEAAAKWQEIFGPENFFLEIMDHGLSIERRVREGLLMVGKQLGIPPLATNDCHYVHESDSGNHEALLCIQTGKTLSDPTRFKFDGSGYYLKSAEEMRAIWDAEVPGACDNTVLIGERVQPYDDVWEHRDRMPVFPVPEGETQGSWLRHEVMEGLNRRFPKGIPGDYLPRADFELDVIIEMGFPAYFLIVADLITYARSVGINVGPGRGSAAGSLVAYAMGITNIDPIPHGLLFERFLNPERVSMPDIDIDFDDRRRGEMVRYATDKWGSDRVAQVITFGTIKTKAALKDSARVQFGQPGFAIADQISKALPPPIMAKDIPLSGIMDPEHERYKEAAEVRELINTNPDVNKIYETARGLEGLIRNAGVHACAVIMSSEPLTDAIPVWKRAQDGAIITGWDYPSCEAIGLLKMDFLGLRNLTVIGDALVNIKNNRGIDLDLDTLPLEDPATYELLARGDTLGVFQLDGGAMRDLLRRMIPTGFEDIVAVLALYRPGPMGMNAHNDYADRKNARQEVKPIHPELEEPLKDILRDTYGLIVYQEQIMQIAQKVAGYSLGRADILRRAMGKKKASVLEAEFEGFEKGMMDNGFSKPAIKALWDTILPFAGYAFNKSHAAGYGLVSFWTAYLKANYPAEYMAGLLTSVGDDKDKAAIYLADCRRLGIQVLPPDVNESEIEFASVGGDIRFGMGAVRNVGANVVSSIIAARKEKSKFTDFSDYLNKVDATACSKKVTESLIKAGAFDSLGHPRKGLLLVHSDAIDAVMSTKKAEAIGQFDLFGGLDDDDSMASVFNVKVPDEEWESKHKLALEREMLGLYVSGHPLNGVEHVLAAQSDTAIPTILEGDVKDGQQVTIGGIFASVTRRVNKNGLAWASAQLEDLSGGIEVLFFPQSYSVYGMDVTEDAIVLVKARVSARDDRISLIANDLVVPDLSHIGVEKPLSVIIPTRLCTPDKIGALKRVLNSHPGTADVIIKHVGSRERTTTLKVADNLRVSPSSALMGDLKALLGPGCLAS
- a CDS encoding DMT family transporter — protein: MQLPLGAVICAFIAALLFAVSAVAQQRAASEVPEGEGLMRALIKNPTWWAGMIGDGGGFAFQVAALALGSVLIVQPILVSALVFALPMAARYGGRKTTPGMWVNALALSVALAIFLIVGDPTEGLDTAPWHRWVLPLGLVFGVVAAGVIGARVVKTPALRALLLGGAGGTLVGVSAALTANVTRLFGQGITTALTSWEIYVLVVTGVGGVYLQQRGYQAGSLAACLPAFTIAEPLVAAFVGITVLDERLRSGPIGTGFVLVAVVVMCVATVALSRAQAGEPLEVSDSAPVSQLRE
- a CDS encoding serine hydrolase domain-containing protein, which gives rise to MSTVATAPDLADLPTGVGGYATPEFGPLIRTFARLMGGQPGAGGALTVHLHGTPLVEIWAGESAPATPWTADTGAIVFSATKGIAATVIHRLADRGLIDYDTPVAAYWPEFAANGKERITVRHLLSHRAGLSGLPDIAAGLDDILDHQLMEQRLAAAKPDHLLGTPTYHALTYGWLLAGLARAVTGRGMAELFRTEIAEPLGTDGIHLGRPPATSATTAATMHGGRLGFVGTTYVSLVLGRAYSLPGALGAAARALFLPGLEDFLEGDIPPILDTELPAGNGVCTATGLATLYGALANGGMSQGRRFLSPATMKTMRHIETYSLDHALMYFPMMWRMGYHSLPMPGARAGFGHIGLGGSFGWADPNRGLSVGFVHNRLSLSSLTTDQLASAWVLPLVVRGARSARRTTQLPASRAA
- a CDS encoding alpha/beta hydrolase family protein, encoding MRALRSLSLGLFVVLAMVAAGCSDSKTETSPVVGDWNGKIEIPDHPLEVGVTFGSDGKATVDIPTQAVVGKPLTDVRTGNDDVGFTAPDFPGTPTFKGKYDKASDSIAGDFTQSGQTVPLHLTRGRLASMARPQQPQPPWPYRSEDVSYRSGDITIAGTLTEPKTGGPHPAVVLVTGSGAQNRDEELLGHKPFLLLADTFTRAGYAVLRTDDRGVGGTGGDLSQSDYQQLADDIGAGITFLHGRSEIDGKRIGLLGHSEGGYLAPLYAARPDSGVAFVIMQAGPAVTGADVLLEQNRIILTAQGATPEQISEQLAYVSGLVDIVHTGDLAAAKKYAQQHNDSLPPERKQPEAAIDQLVSPYMAALINYDPAPALSALRVPVLAVYGTKDVQVPATQSEGPARALLAADPDATVHVFDGLNHLMQPAQSGLLTEYATIGTTVDPQVLDMYTNWLTQRFPPKR
- a CDS encoding class I SAM-dependent methyltransferase — its product is MGIYENHVLPRIVDLSCGSAMLDPVREQTCEGLHGRVVEIGFGSGRNVPFYPGAVDSVTAVEPVDLGWRMAGKRLAAATVPVERSGLDGQSLPFADNSFDSALSTWTLCTIPDAAAALAELRRVLVPGGTFHFVEHGLAPHAEVQKWQHRLNPVQQRLFGGCNLNREIRVMIENSGFEIREVDHFYEGMAPKFMGALARGVAISV
- a CDS encoding VOC family protein, with amino-acid sequence MTIQFNHTIVASKDNRETAEFWADILGLEVGAEWGPFIALPVHNGVTFDFAKSPPDIPGGIHPTHYAFLVSEDEFDSAYRKIQERGLTYWADPRMQAVNEINHNDGGRGIYFTDPNGHYLELITVPYGGWPER